tgaattactgactaatgtatttaattactattacttatcacattatataaaaatcgtTAAAtttgtacgtaaatcttttactaaaagttcaaaattttcttgcaaagtaactTAAAAACGTTGGacatgggtaatttattttttacgaaatggcaactcagggtcggatgacgtcagctgggctaaccttgaaatgttagctgtcagttttgagcatacctggtcttcttataccatgactgGAGTGGCGGCGTCTGATACCAAATTTGAGCTGAGTTTGAGGGAAATTggagtgaacatcttagaataaggTTGTAAGTTTGTGTCTGCCCGAAAAGGGATTATTTACTTTTTGCCTTCCAAACACTTGCAAGCGGCATTATGCTTGTGGGCACCCACAACTTCAGAAAAAGACGGGTTGAATGTAACTCCTGGGGCCACATATTGTGGGTTAGTACCTGACCCTGAGGTCTCATAGGTTATAATTTGCGGTTTGGTCGTGTAGGTGACGATTTTCGGTTTTGTCGTGAAGGTAAAATATTCGGGTTTAGTTGTAAAAGTTACGATTTCGGGTTTCGTTGTGTAGGTTACTATTTTTGGCTCGGATTGGAAGACCTTCTTCTCAGAGTAGGAAGCGCTGAAGGACTTCACTGGACCCTTGATTTCGGCGCCGAAGCCCTCGCTGCTTGAGGCTGAGCTGCTGCTGTATTGGCTATAGCCTGATGAGAACTGACCACCGAAGCCTTGGGAGCCGAAACCGACCTGATAGGACAAGAATAGGATAAGTTATAACATAAGCtttcaacggcctctgtggtccagtggttgagcgttgggctcacgatcggaggccccgggttcgaattccggtggggacatatcacaaaaatcactttgtgggttgtgagttggattaccaaccccaacaaccctggagtcagggttactattgaaccgccaaaggcccctgacatggcttatgtaacgactactaacctccttgttaatttgaaaaattaagTTGAAAAACCTTGATTGAACCTACCTGTCCTTTACTTCCAAATCCGCCTTTAACTCCACCGATCGCTCCACTGACTCCACCCAGTCCTCCACTGACTCCGAATCCAGCTCCACTGCCCTTGATTCCACTCTGACCACCCTTGATCTGACCAGACAGTCTGTTCTGACCACGGATTTGGGCGCCACTGTTAAACTGAGCGAATCTCGCCGACTCGATCAGACCAATCGCCCATTCGTACCACTCTAGGTCGAATTTGAAGAATGCTGCTAGCTGGTTTCCAAGCTGGCAACCTggggagaaaaaaaaatacagatcataatcatcattaatttaagagccacgctcttgtcggtgtagcattttcttttttttagggaaaaatagggcagtggtttccctcttgccttccgccccgcagtactctgtctaacgcgagtgggatggcgcccagagtagtctatttcaaagccgtactaggactcctgtcctccgcctctgaatagttactgctgccttctgtcaggttccagacaTACACAAgatcacgattatatcccaattggggtagtcagaggtacatccatcgcaagatgaactaagtacccacacctcaccgagctttctgttagaccaacgtgataggtgagccgtatcgccgtccataatggtcgagacaactgtgttagtgaaaactgcacttaagataaattaataattcatgcatagttacacctaattttatattaagttagctgtcattttcttatccgccgataaggaaagggacggatagtTGACAgcggttaattttaaaatgaatgtataacccgggcgaatcaaataggcaccTCGCAGTTATATATCGGTTTGACGTGGGCTGTCAACTTAAtcctgtcgagttattggccaatgtaaaattttgagagggttgttaaatttctgcctaaaattgacgtgtgttacataaattttatgcccacCTGAGTCCCAGGAGTAGATGCCGCGAAGCACGAAGTGTTGGCTGTCTGTGGTGCAGGCCAGAGCACTGCCGATGTCCACCTGGtgataaaaaagtaagttaaaatgttaatttaacCCTTTCCTTTAGAGTTTTCGATGTTGTTTAAGGccttgataataataaataaatctaatatagcctacaagatcccactgctgggcaaaggcctccgcttcctctttccatttttcgcggtcctgtgcgtactccagtccctccggcaagcgtccaagtcgtcacgccatctctttcgaggtctgccacgacgcctgtacccgtcatgaggcacccaatcccatttgagtctggcggctttttttttaataataaataaacacaaataatagcctccgtggtctagtggttagagcgttaggctcacgatctggaggtccgggttcgattcccgatggggacattgtcgaaaacactttttgagactgtcctttgtttaactgacttttcaggcttgaatcacctgattgtccgaaaaagtaagatgattccgtgcttcggagggcaagttaagccgttggtcccggctattagccgtaaaaacacctccactaacccgcattggagcagcgtggtggagtatgctccataccctccagttgattgaggggaggcctgtgcccagcagtgggacgtgtataggctgtttatgtatgtataaatcgTACCCTGCAGATGTTGTTAGTCGGGTTGGTGGGCTGTCCGCAAGCGCAACTTTCTTGATCGTACTGCTCGAGCAGATGGGGGTAGTCAGACTGTAATTTGGCCTGGCACTcccctgggttgatgagggAGACGTTCAGGCTGTGCATTATGGCGCCCGCGAGGTGAGCTGAGGACAGAAGAAAAGGAGGTGTCAGACACAGAGTccaatcataaacaaaattccgagaaactgtgaaaggcatacttacaatacaagaaataaacacaaaattgctgttcaaaattctagattaagtcaattaaattcatcttttttgtggCTATGTATACGTTTCtaaaaaataccagataatattttgaatttgtcagaaaataaatttaaagctttactttacgtaaaaagctaaattataagattaatgattacctaaatgataaaaatgtctcgtattaaatatgttcctttagttattaaatatcttgtaatgactacattgatttaaaagatgtgttgctgttgcagtttcttgtcatttcctctcctcagccataacacattgcgaaatgacgtaaattcaaaaatgttacattgaccttcaacaagtttatccatgataattacgttgaataaatgattctgatttctgatattcGAAAGTCGTCTTATgcgttataattatttataatctgcagggcaagaagtcaaatatcgactatcatgtaaggatatccctccttatcacaggaaagatAAAAATCGataggctatttataaaaaaaaaatacaattacaaactaccctattatctatgatccaggctttttggcgggaaacgggaacgggacagttgctttcttcattgaataatctaaataattaatacgaagtggtgttttgtggttaatgatcgcattaagttagtcggaagacattcgcgagtgttaatatatcggagtattcaatgaacaaagtgtatctgcctattttcgcttcgtgccaggaagccgcttcataactcgaaagtttatgcggacttttgagttaatttgtttggggttcggagtaggagtctactccgagggtgggggcttaggtttcatcatcatcacctttcatcatttcatcaatcatcaagaaaaaaaaatacgtaagacatggctgtatggctgtatataa
This region of Pectinophora gossypiella chromosome 28, ilPecGoss1.1, whole genome shotgun sequence genomic DNA includes:
- the LOC126379208 gene encoding uncharacterized protein LOC126379208, with the protein product MRVFLSQYNAGGTCGILNGQKPYGNRNENEVDFAEIPWQAMILLQTNRSLLCGGVITRPDVVITSASCLDGLDAKNVLIKGGEWKLGIDDEPLPFQIVQVKNILRHPFYKRGSLHNDAAILVLAENLRFAKNIFPICLPRAGETLDAFYNGAGECVVTGWGKQVLQAHLAGAIMHSLNVSLINPGECQAKLQSDYPHLLEQYDQESCACGQPTNPTNNICRVDIGSALACTTDSQHFVLRGIYSWDSGCQLGNQLAAFFKFDLEWYEWAIGLIESARFAQFNSGAQIRGQNRLSGQIKGGQSGIKGSGAGFGVSGGLGGVSGAIGGVKGGFGSKGQVGFGSQGFGGQFSSGYSQYSSSSASSSEGFGAEIKGPVKSFSASYSEKKVFQSEPKIVTYTTKPEIVTFTTKPEYFTFTTKPKIVTYTTKPQIITYETSGSGTNPQYVAPGVTFNPSFSEVVGAHKHNAACKCLEGKK